AAGCATCGCGCTGGGCGCGGAAGGCCGCGTCGCCAAGCCGTGGGCCTCGCTGTTCCACAGCCCGCTCTCCAAATCGCCCGGCCCGGTCTACGCCGTCGCGGCCTCCACGGGTATCCCTGCGATCGCGTTCGCCAGGTCGGCCGCCGCGGGTGGACGCCGGTGCAGGCACATCACGCCGGGCACCGGGCCTGTCGTCGCCACGCACAGCCACGACGGGGCGTGCCTGCGGTTTGGGAGCGGAAGCAACGGCTTCCTGAGCCTCCGCAGAAGCTGCGGTTTGCGCGTCATCATCGGCTGTCTTTTCAGGCGATGCATCTTGCGAAAGCGGTGCGCCCTGGTCAGGCGTGCGTTTTTCAGCAGCGCGCTGCCCACGCACAGCCGCTTCCAGTGCAGCCAGAGCTGTCCGGATCTGCTGCGCATCACCAGAGGCATTCGCCTGCTCGACCGCTTTCGAAGCGTCGAGAACGGCCCGGTCGTGGGCGCTCATTTCTCCCGCAGCTTTTTCGCGATCGGCCGTCTTGCGATTGAATGCTTCATCGATCGGCTTGCGGAAAGAATCCCAGAGCTTTTGTTCGTGCTTGCGATCCAAAGGCACTGACTGGGCTTCTGCCTGCCAGCGCTGCTGGAGGTGCTTCACTGCATCGATGCGCAGCGTCGGGGCACCTCCCAGCACTGTGGCTTCTTCGATCATCGCATGGCGGCGGGACAGGCTTTCCTTCTGCGCAGCCTCGAAACGCGCTGCTGCCGCAGAAAAGGCCTGCTTCCACTGCGGCTGCAGTTCGGCAAACACTTTCTCGTTGACGTGACCACCTTCGCGCCACCGGTCGGAGAACTGATGAAGGGCGCGATTCGTCTGCTTCCAATCGGGCTTGCCTTCATTGGACTGCGCGGCAGTCCAGGCCTGCAATTCCTCGATGAGCGCCAGCCGCTGGGCCTTGTGCTCGGCCGCATCGGCACGCACTTTCTCAAGCCAGGCTTCCACCACCTTGTGGGCCGCATTGCAGGCCTCATCAAACTTTTTCCAGAGGGCATGGTTCGCCTGCCCACCTTGGTCGGTCTGCTTCCATTGCTCGCGCAACTGGCGCAGGCTTTCCTGAATCTTGCGGCCACCGAGGGCCTGCCCCTCGGGGCGCTGAAGAAGCCCCTCGGCGCGGGCCACGAGGTCTTCACGCACCTGGTCGGCGCTCCAGCGCTGCCAACCCTGCAATTCGCCGGCGGCCACCAACGCGGTGTGCACTTCGTGCTCCAGGGCAGCGTCGATATGCCGGCCATGCGGCTTCAGCACCGCGCGCAGCGCCGCTGCCGCTCCGGCGGATGCCTTGCCATGCCCCTGCGCGGTTTCTTCCTGCAGCTTGACCAAAGCAGCACGCACGGCCTGCTCGGCCTTTTCGCGCGCGACAGGGTCCGGCTTGGCAGTCCTCGCCGGCTTGGGTGCAGCGGCTTCAGAGGCAGCGCTTTCAGAGGCAGGTGCCTCACCACGAGCAATACGCAGCTCCTC
The DNA window shown above is from Acidovorax sp. NCPPB 4044 and carries:
- a CDS encoding DUF349 domain-containing protein, coding for MFPFSSRNKMSDVPEVNPAPAKASEPHPLDALTGGAFSAATSGERASRIRDWLASQPSPEQLQEVFKELSGRDKGAARAVRERLDEIRRAKGQEAIAAEWAEKATALLDGSRLHIADALAWQRDAAKAGAPLSREPLASLKTRLAERMKIIEDLQHRVQVQREAAVLLAQRIEVLSTKPWRDAQAALEALRVDVDRWQQQADELSGDAAWPSVEARFPPQLDASRTQLLVVWNAFQPAIAQAAAAAENPAAPLPPVPVWAEELRIARGEAPASESAASEAAAPKPARTAKPDPVAREKAEQAVRAALVKLQEETAQGHGKASAGAAAALRAVLKPHGRHIDAALEHEVHTALVAAGELQGWQRWSADQVREDLVARAEGLLQRPEGQALGGRKIQESLRQLREQWKQTDQGGQANHALWKKFDEACNAAHKVVEAWLEKVRADAAEHKAQRLALIEELQAWTAAQSNEGKPDWKQTNRALHQFSDRWREGGHVNEKVFAELQPQWKQAFSAAAARFEAAQKESLSRRHAMIEEATVLGGAPTLRIDAVKHLQQRWQAEAQSVPLDRKHEQKLWDSFRKPIDEAFNRKTADREKAAGEMSAHDRAVLDASKAVEQANASGDAQQIRTALAALEAAVRGQRAAEKRTPDQGAPLSQDASPEKTADDDAQTAASAEAQEAVASAPKPQARPVVAVRGDDRPGARRDVPAPASTRGGRPGERDRRDTRGGRDGVDRAGRFGERAVEQRGPRLGDAAFRAQRDALDHAQAALRKLAAQAHGEALTHLLAAWEARDAAQLPPAQELGGQVSSSVRSAWAQAVSSSPAGDASEALLRLEMAAEVPTPADQLPARRALQLQLLTRRNDPQPAQTWTQDAARVLASPSDAVSARRFQQALKALLKK